The Metabacillus schmidteae genome has a segment encoding these proteins:
- a CDS encoding DUF2277 domain-containing protein has translation MCRNIRTLFNFNPPATDEEILAASLQYVRKISGYNKPSKLNEEAFNRAVNEIALVSIELLTTLETSAEPRNREVEAERARARNAKRFGNEIEN, from the coding sequence ATGTGCCGCAACATTCGAACTCTATTTAATTTTAACCCACCAGCTACTGATGAAGAAATTCTTGCAGCATCCCTACAGTACGTAAGAAAAATATCTGGCTATAATAAGCCCTCAAAGCTGAACGAGGAGGCATTTAATCGTGCTGTTAATGAGATTGCATTGGTGTCTATAGAACTATTGACCACACTGGAAACCAGTGCAGAACCACGAAATCGTGAAGTAGAAGCTGAGCGTGCTCGTGCTAGAAATGCAAAAAGGTTTGGAAACGAGATAGAGAACTAA
- a CDS encoding histidine phosphatase family protein: MKKIYVIRHCEAEGQPPEAPLTERGWNQALNLSNNFSQKNIERIISSPFKRAIDTIQPFAEAYNIKVETNDKLTERVLSSKNLSDWPEKLSNTFDDMELKYEGGESSQEAMERIVEVVEEVFESEYDNTIIVTHGNLKVSI, from the coding sequence TTGAAAAAAATTTACGTCATTAGGCATTGTGAAGCCGAAGGTCAGCCGCCTGAAGCACCTCTTACAGAAAGAGGATGGAATCAAGCTTTGAATCTATCTAATAATTTTTCTCAAAAGAATATAGAACGTATTATTTCAAGTCCATTTAAACGTGCAATTGATACCATACAACCATTTGCAGAAGCTTATAATATAAAGGTTGAGACGAACGATAAATTAACTGAACGTGTTTTAAGTAGCAAAAATCTTTCCGATTGGCCTGAAAAGCTAAGTAATACATTCGATGATATGGAACTGAAATATGAAGGTGGAGAATCTAGTCAAGAAGCTATGGAGAGAATAGTTGAGGTTGTGGAAGAGGTATTTGAAAGTGAATATGACAATACAATTATTGTTACACATGGAAATTTAAAGGTTTCTATATAA